The region CGGAGGACAAGGAACGCCTCTCGCACCTGACGGCCGTGATGTCGCTTCTGGAAGGCCACGCGAACGTGGTGATGGACGCCGTGGATGCGAGCATCGTGCCCAGCGTCAAGACCATCCGGCAGCGGTTCAACAACCGCGGCGCCAAGCGCACCTGGATTGACCGCTTCTTCCGCCAGATCATGGGATTGGATGCCAAGATGCGCCAGTACAGCGACGGCGCGCGCTTTGTCCGCGCCGTCACCGACCGGGTGGGCATGGAAGGCTTCAACCGGGTGTGGGAGCGCCCCGAAAACCTCCCGACCGAAGCGGAGATCCACTCCGCAGACCTATGGATTGCCCGGATGGGACTGTAACCGCACGTGCTCGACGAAAACTCCAACGACTCCAACGACTCCAACAACACCGCCTCCACAGCGGACACCGCGGCACATGCCGCCGCCCGGCCCGCGCCGCGGGTGCGCAAACGGCTCCTTCCGACGCTGGGGGATGCCCGGAACAGCATCCGTGACACCCTGCGCGACGCCGGCCTGGCCCCGGGCGGAGACCATCCGCCGCTGATCCTGGTGGCCTGCAGCGGCGGGCCCGACTCCCTTGCCCTGGCGCTGGCCGCCTCGTTCTTCTCCCGGCGGGGGGACTACCGGGTGGGCGCCGTCGTCGTTGATCACTCCCTGCAGCCCGGCAGTGCAGACGTGGCCGCCTCTGCGCGGGGCAAGCTGGAAGGGATGGGCCTGGAACCCGTCCTCGTGCGGAAGGTGGAAGTGCCGGCCTCCGGCATGGGGCCCGAAGCGGCGGCACGCACGGTCCGTTATGCCGCCCTGGACGCCGCAGTGGAGGAACTGGACGCCGACGCCGTCCTGCTTGGCCATACCCTTGACGACCAGGCCGAGCAGGTGCTGCTGGGCCTGATGCGCGGTTCCGGCACCCGGTCCCTGGCCGGCATGCCCGCTGTGCGGGGAAAATACCTGCGGCCCTTCCTGGGCCTGCGCCGCGAACAGACGGTCGAGATCTGCGAGCATGCCGGGCTGGACCCCTGGCACGATCCCAGCAACCGGGATCCCGCGTACGCCCGGTCCCGGGTCCGTACCGAAGTGCTGCCGTTCCTGGAAGAAAAGCTGGGCCCCGGCATCGCCGAAGCCCTGTTCCGTTCCTCACGTATCCTCTCCGCCGACGCCGACTATCTGGACGCCGTCGCGGCGCAGGCCTTTGCGGAGCTGCGCGTCGCCGGTCCGGCCGGTGACGTCCCGGATTCCGGGGAGCTGCTCCTGCCCGAAGAGCAGCTGCGGAACCTTGCCCCCGCCGTCCGCCAGCGCGTATTGGCCCTCGCCGCGCTCGAACTCGGCGGTGCCCAGCCGAGCTACGAGCGCCTCGCGGCGGTCCAGTCGCTGCTGCGGCGAACCGGGTCGGCGGGACCCGTCCAGCTGGTGGGGAAAGTCAGTGTCTACCGCCAGCCGCGCGCTAAAACGGTTCACCACGGCGGCTCAAGCTATGGCAATCTTGTGTTTAGGAAAAAGAGCAGCACCTAACATCCAAAGCTGCAACACCTCGCACCCGGGAGTCATTCGTGGATTCACACGACGTCCAGTCAGATCTCAAGCACGTTCTCTACACCAAGGAACAGATCCAAACCCGGATCAATGAACTGGCGGCCGAAATTGACCGCGACTACGCCGGCCGCGACGTCCTGCTGGTTGGCGTGCTCAAGGGAGCCGTGATGGTTATGGCTGACCTCTCCCGCGCCCTGCACAGCCACGTCACCATGGACTGGATGGCAGTGTCCTCCTACGGCTCCGGCACGCAGTCCTCCGGCGTCGTGCGCATCCTCAAGGACCTTGAGACGGACCTGCTCGGCAAGCACGTGCTGATTGTCGAGGACATTATCGACTCCGGCCTCACGCTCTCCTGGCTGCGCACCAACCTGGAATCCCGCGGACCGGCCAGCGTGGAAATCTGCACCCTGCTGCGCAAGCCGGAGGCAGCCAAGGTGGAAATCGACGTTAAGTATGTCGGTTATGAAATCCCCAACGAGTTCGTGGTCGGTTTCGGCCTGGACTTTGCAGAGCGGTACCGCAACCTGGACTTCATCGGCACCCTCGCGCCGCACGTTTACGAATAACGGTTTCCGGCCCCGTTCCTCCCCGTCCCTGACAAGGGACCGTCACGGATGCAACGCTCTACGCCCTGAGGGAACTAATCCCTTCCCCTGACCGTGTTCTTCTGAGGGACGGTGTATAGCTAGTAGGTAAATTCCGCGCATACCAGCGTTGTTGACCAGGAGGGACGGGGCATTAGCCCTGACGACGAATGAAATCCAAGAACTTCTTCAAGGGGCCGGTCATTTGGATCGCGCTGGCATTGGCCGCTCTTTTGATCCTTGTGCCGAGCCTTACTGCCACCAGGGCCACGCAAGTGGACACCAAGGAAGGCATAGAGCTTCTCGACCAGGACAAAGTCTCGCAGGCGAAGATCTATGACGGCGAGCAGCGGGTCGACCTGACATTGAATGACAGCGGCGTTGATGACAAGGGCGTCACTGACGTCCAGTTCTACTTCAGCACTGCGCGCGGCGAGGAAATAGTCCAGGCGGTCAACGATTCCGGGGCAAACTACACGGACCAGCCGGTGCAGACCAACTGGTTCACCAGCTTCCTCGGATTGTTCCTGCCGTTCATCATCATCGGCCTGATTTTCTGGTTCCTGATGTCCCGCATGCAGGGCGGCGGCTCCCAGGTCATGAAGTTCGGCAAGTCCAAGGCCAAGCTGACCAACAAGGACATGCCCCAGGTAACCTTCGACGACGTCGCGGGCGCCGACGAAGCCGTCGAGGAACTCCACGAGATCAAGGAATTCCTGCAGGATCCGGGCAAGTTCCAGGCCGTGGGCGCAAAGATCCCCAAGGGTGTGCTGCTTTACGGCCCTCCCGGCACCGGCAAGACCCTGCTGGCCCGCGCCGTCGCCGGCGAGGCCGGTGTGCCGTTCTACTCGATCTCCGGCTCGGACTTCGTTGAAATGTTCGTAGGCGTGGGTGCCTCCCGCGTCCGCGACCTCTTCGAGCAGGCCAAGTCCAACGCCCCTGCCATCATCTTCGTGGACGAGATCGACGCCGTCGGCCGCCACCGCGGCGCCGGCGTGGGCGGCGGAAACGACGAACGCGAGCAGACGCTGAACCAGCTGCTGGTGGAAATGGACGGTTTTGACGGCAACACCAACGTCATCCTGATCGCTGCCACCAACCGGCCCGACGTCCTGGACCCGGCACTGCTGCGTCCGGGCCGCTTCGACCGCCAGATCGGCGTCGAGGCACCCGACATGCAGGGCCGCCTGCACATCCTGCAGGTCCATGCCAAGGGCAAGCCGATGGCTCCCGGCGTGGATCTCGAAACCGTTGCCCGCAAGACGCCGGGCTTCACCGGTGCGGACCTGGCCAACGTGCTCAACGAAGCGGCGCTGCTGACCGCCCGCTCCAACGCAGACCTCATTGACGACCGCGCACTGGATGAGGCCATCGACCGCGTGATCGCCGGCCCGCAGAAGCGCAGCCGCGTGATGAAGGAACTGGAACGCAAGATCACCGCCTACCACGAAGGCGGACACGCCTTGGTGGCTGCGGCACTGCGGAACACGGACCCGGTCACCAAGGTGACCATCCTGCCGCGCGGCCGGGCACTCGGCTACACCATGGTCCTGCCGCAGGACGACAAGTACTCGATCACACGCAACGAGCTCCTGGACCAGCTCGCCTACGCAATGGGCGGCCGCGTCGCCGAAGAGATCGTCTTCCACGATCCCTCCACCGGGGCCTCCAACGACATCGAAAAGGCCACGTCCACGGCCCGGAAGATGGTCACCCAGTACGGCATGAGCGAGCGGATCGGGTCGGTCAAGCTCGGCTCCGGCGGCGGAGAGCCGTTCCTGGGCCGGGACATGGGCCAGGAACGCAACTACTCCGACCAGGTGGCCTATGTGGTTGACGAGGAGGTTCGGCGCCTGCTGGACAACGCGCATGACGAGGCGTACCAGATCCTCACCGAGAACCGCGACGTCCTCGACCGGCTCGCGTTGGAGCTGCTGGAGCGGGAAACCCTGAACCAGGCGGAGATCGCCGAGGTCTTCTCCGATGTGCGCAAGCGCGATGTCCGCGAGGTCTGGCTGTCCAAGCCCACTCGCCCCGTCCACAGCATGCCGCCGGTGGTCTCGCAGAAGGAACGGCGCCAGGCCAAGGAAATCGGTGCCCCGGATCCGGCCTCGGTTGCTCCGCAGGACCAGATTGCCGACGCCGACCTGCCGCAGGACTTCGATGTGTCCAGCAATGGCCTGCCCAAGGGCAGCGGGAACGGCAGCCATCCCGGCCGGAGCGGAAGCAACGGCAGCACGCCCCCCGAGGCGTAGGTCCGGGCGGCCCTGCGGGGCCGCCCGGCATAGCCGGGGAACGAAGTACCGGCGCGATAGGATCGACCAGTGACGGATTTCGATGATGAACTACTGACCGCCGAAGCGGCAGCGGATTCCCCGGTGGATCAGCCAAGGATTGAACGGGCGGTCCGGGAAATCCTCCTCGCGATCGGGGAGGACCCGGACCGCGACGGTTTAAGGGAAACCCCCAGCCGGGTGGCCAAGTCCTATACAGAGATCTTCAGCGGCCTGCACCAGAGCCCCTCGGACCTGCTGGCAACCACTTTTGACCTGGACCACGAAGAAATGGTCCTGGTCAAGGACATTCCCTTTTATTCCACCTGCGAGCACCATCTGGTGCCGTTCCACGGCACCGCGCACATCGGCTACATCCCCTCCCATGAGGGCAAGGTGACCGGCCTGTCGAAGCTCGCCCGGCTGGTAGACATCTACGCCCGGCGGCCCCAGGTCCAGGAGCGGTTGACCACCCAGATCGTGGACGCACTGATGACCAATCTTTCCCCCCGCGGTGCCATAGTGGTTATTGAATGCGAGCACCTGTGCATGTCGATGCGCGGGGTGCGCAAGCCAGGCGCCAAGACCGTGACCTCGGCGGTGCGCGGCCAACTGCGCGAGACCGCAACCCGGGCCGAAGCAATGAGCCTGATACTAGGACGATAGGACCACCATGGATTCACTCGCTGCCGCACCCGGCACAGGACCGGCAACCTCCCCGTTGCCCGTACTGCGGCCCGCCCGCAAGGCGCGCAGGCTTTCCGACCTTCCCACTGACCGCACCCTGGTTATGGGTGTCCTCAACGTCACGCCGGATTCCTTCAGCGACGGTGGGCAATTCGCCGATACCGACGCGGCAATCCGTGCGGGGCTGAAGATGCACTACGAAGGCGCCGACATCATCGACGTCGGCGGTGAATCCACCCGGCCGGACTCCGTCCGCGTCTCCCCGGAAGCGGAGCAGGAGCGGGTCCTGCCCGTGGTCGAGGCCCTGGTCCGTACAGGAGCCCTCGTCAGCATCGACACCATGAATGCGGCCACGGCGGAAAAGGCGATTGAGGCCGGCGCCGCGATCATCAATGACGTGTCCGGCACCGAAACCGATCCCGGGATGCCCGGGCTTGTTGCCCGTACGGGGGTCTCGTACATCCTTATGCACAGCCGCGGCAACGTCCGCAGCAATGACCCCAACGCCAGCTACGCCGATGTGGTCGAAGAGGTGGCAGCGGAAATGCTGAAGGTCCGTGACCGGTTCTACGCCGCCGGTGCGGCCCCCGAACAGATCATCCTCGACCCCGGACTGGGCTTCTCCAAGGACGGCGAACACAACTGGCAGCTGCTGCGCGGAATCGACCGTCTCAACGCCTTGGGCCACCGCGTCCTTATCGGTGCATCCCGCAAGCGTTTCCTTGGCTCGCTGCTCACCAGCTACGGGAAGGCGGCCCAGCCGCTGGAACGCGACAACGCTACGGTCGCGGTGACTGCGCTGGCGGCGTCCGCCGGCGTCTGGGCCGTGCGCGTGCACAACGTGCCGGCCAGCCTTGATGCCGTAAAAGTCGCCGCGGCATGGAAAGCGTAGCCGGATGCTGAGCACCGGAGGTTCCGGAACGGCCCCCGGAACACGGGACCGGATCACGCTGAGCGGCATCACTGCCACCGGTTTCCACGGTGTCTTCCCCCACGAGCGGCGGGACGGCCAGCCCTTCGCTGTGGATCTGGTCCTGTTTACCGATCTGCGGCCGGCAGCGGCCACGGATGACCTGACCCTGACGGCGCATTACGGCGAGGTTGCCGAACGCGTAGTGCAGATCATCACCGGGGAACCGCTGAACCTGATCGAGGCGCTGGCGGGCCGGATTGCGGACGCCGTCCTGGCTTCCTTCTCCGTCCTTGCCGCAGTTGAGGTCACGGTGCATAAGCCGAAGGCGCCGATCACGGTGGAATTCGGCGACGTCGCGGTGACCATCCACCGGGAGCGCGCATGACTGCCGTCCATTGCGTCCTTGCCCTTGGAAGCAACCTCGGCGAAAGCCGGGACACCCTCTCCACGGCGGTAGCGGACCTGGCCGACCATCCGCAGGTACGGCTGAGCGCTGTATCCCCCGTGGTCCGTACACGTCCGGTCGGCGGCCCTGAACAGCCCGACTACCTCAACCTCGTGGTGGCGATCGAAACCGAACTCGAACCGCACGCCCTGCTCGCGCACTGCCAGGCCGTCGAGGCACGCCACCACCGCGAACGCATTGTCCGCTGGGGCCCGCGGACCCTCGACGTCGACATCATCACGTACGGGGACCTGCGACTGGACGAGGAGGACCTCACCATTCCGCACCCCCGTGCCGCCGTGAGGGCCTTTGTCCTGCAGCCCTGGGCCTGGATGGAACCCGACGCCCGGCTGGACTCGGTGCCCGTGGCCGAGCTGGCCGCCCGTGCCGAGGACCTCCCCGGACTCGAAGTCTTCGAAGGAGAATGAGCCCGTGAGCAGCATCCAGTATCGGTGGCTGGCCGTCATCGGCTTCGCTGCCGGCGTTGTGGGCTGGACGGCGAACTACTTCCTGTCGGAAAACGGCTATCCCGCACCCGTGCTGAGCTCGGTGGCGCTGGTGGCCATCATCCTGGTGACCGGCGCCACCCTCTTCCTCGGGCTGCGGGTGCGCAGTTGGCGCAACGGCCGGCGGGACCGGGAGCTTGACCCCATTGCCGCCGCCCGCACGGTTGTCCTGGCGCAGGCACTCGCCTACGCCGGTGCCCTGCTGCTCGGCTGGCATGCCGCGATCTTCCTCACCCAGCTGCCCCTGTGGTCGCTGCGGCCGGGTCACGCCGGCACCTGGTCCTCCCTCGCCGTCAGCGTAGGCGGGATCCTGATGATTGCCACGGGGCTTACCGTCGAGCGGTTCTGTAAGCTGCCCCCTGTGGACAAGGACGGCACCGGGTCCGAGCCCGGCCCAGGAGGCGGCTCCGGAGATGGAGCGGGGGATGGAGGAGAATATGCCTAGCGAGGCAATCGACCCCGCAGCAGTGCAGTGGCAGCGCGTCTCACCGAAGTACCTGCGGCTGAGGCTGCTGAGCTGGGGCATTGAAACCGTAATCACGCTGGTGGTGACCGGCCTTCCGCTGGTGCTGCGCCTCACCGGAATCTGGCCCGGATACCCGGCGTGGCTGGCGTGGGGGCTGCCCATCTTCTTTGCCGTAACCCTGCTGTGGCGCGGGATCCTGCTTCCCCGCCAGGTCCGTGCCCTCGGTTACGCCGAACGCAACGAGGACCTGCTGCTTCGACGGGGCATCTTCTTCCAGCGCACCCTGGTGGTTCCCTATGGCCGGATGCAGTACGTGGACGTGGCAGTGGGACCCCTGGAACGGGCCTTCGGGCTGTGCACGCTGAAACTCCATACCGCCGCCCCGGGCACCAACGCCGGCATTGCCGGACTGCCTGCTGACGAGGGTGCCCGCCTGCGGGAGCATTTGTCCGCCCGCGGCGAAGCGCAGCTGGCCGGGCTGTGACCGCCGGCGCCGCCCGGGGGCCGGGCAAGGACCCCGAAACCGCCGGCATCGATTCGGTTATCGAGACGGAACCCGAGTGGAAAAGGGTGCACCCGGTTTCCCCGCTGGTCCGCGGCTGGATAGCCTTGGCCGCCCTCGCCTATTTCGTGGGCAGGGACCAGGTTGAGTCGTGGTTTACCGACGGCCGCATGGACCTGCCCGCCGGTACGGCACTGTTCTGGACGGTACTGGCCCTGGGGATCGCCCTGGTGGTGATCGCCGGCTCTTTCTTCCTCTCCTGGTGGGTTACCCGCTACCAGCTGACCCATGACCACATCCGCGTGCGTTCGGGTGTGGTGGTGCGCCGCCAACGCCAGGCACGGCTGGACCGGGTGCAGGCCATCGACATCGTCCAGCCCCTGCTCGCACGGATCTTCGGGCTGGCCGAACTGCGCTTTGAGGTAGCCGACGCCGGTGAGTCGGCAGTGCGCCTGGCTTTCCTTCGGCTGCCGGATGCACAGCAGCTGCGGGCTCGGATCCTCGAGGATGCCTCCGGCCTCGACGAAAAACAGTCCGACGGCGGCAACGGTGCCGGCGAGGCAACAGTGCCTGGAGAACGGCAGGTGCTGGCACTGTCGGCCGGACGCGTGATTGCCTCCGTCCTGCTGTCCGGGACCACCGTCTTCCTGATCCTGGCCGTTGCGGGAGTAATTGTCCTGACGGCGCTCACGGGCGAGGCCGCCTCCATTGCGGCCATGGTCCCGATCATTTTCGGTTTCGGCAGTGCGTACTGGGGCCTGTTCAGTTCCGGCTTCAACTTCCGTGCCTCCGTGTCACGGGAA is a window of Arthrobacter sp. zg-Y1171 DNA encoding:
- the tilS gene encoding tRNA lysidine(34) synthetase TilS, which gives rise to MLDENSNDSNDSNNTASTADTAAHAAARPAPRVRKRLLPTLGDARNSIRDTLRDAGLAPGGDHPPLILVACSGGPDSLALALAASFFSRRGDYRVGAVVVDHSLQPGSADVAASARGKLEGMGLEPVLVRKVEVPASGMGPEAAARTVRYAALDAAVEELDADAVLLGHTLDDQAEQVLLGLMRGSGTRSLAGMPAVRGKYLRPFLGLRREQTVEICEHAGLDPWHDPSNRDPAYARSRVRTEVLPFLEEKLGPGIAEALFRSSRILSADADYLDAVAAQAFAELRVAGPAGDVPDSGELLLPEEQLRNLAPAVRQRVLALAALELGGAQPSYERLAAVQSLLRRTGSAGPVQLVGKVSVYRQPRAKTVHHGGSSYGNLVFRKKSST
- the hpt gene encoding hypoxanthine phosphoribosyltransferase, translating into MDSHDVQSDLKHVLYTKEQIQTRINELAAEIDRDYAGRDVLLVGVLKGAVMVMADLSRALHSHVTMDWMAVSSYGSGTQSSGVVRILKDLETDLLGKHVLIVEDIIDSGLTLSWLRTNLESRGPASVEICTLLRKPEAAKVEIDVKYVGYEIPNEFVVGFGLDFAERYRNLDFIGTLAPHVYE
- the ftsH gene encoding ATP-dependent zinc metalloprotease FtsH; amino-acid sequence: MKSKNFFKGPVIWIALALAALLILVPSLTATRATQVDTKEGIELLDQDKVSQAKIYDGEQRVDLTLNDSGVDDKGVTDVQFYFSTARGEEIVQAVNDSGANYTDQPVQTNWFTSFLGLFLPFIIIGLIFWFLMSRMQGGGSQVMKFGKSKAKLTNKDMPQVTFDDVAGADEAVEELHEIKEFLQDPGKFQAVGAKIPKGVLLYGPPGTGKTLLARAVAGEAGVPFYSISGSDFVEMFVGVGASRVRDLFEQAKSNAPAIIFVDEIDAVGRHRGAGVGGGNDEREQTLNQLLVEMDGFDGNTNVILIAATNRPDVLDPALLRPGRFDRQIGVEAPDMQGRLHILQVHAKGKPMAPGVDLETVARKTPGFTGADLANVLNEAALLTARSNADLIDDRALDEAIDRVIAGPQKRSRVMKELERKITAYHEGGHALVAAALRNTDPVTKVTILPRGRALGYTMVLPQDDKYSITRNELLDQLAYAMGGRVAEEIVFHDPSTGASNDIEKATSTARKMVTQYGMSERIGSVKLGSGGGEPFLGRDMGQERNYSDQVAYVVDEEVRRLLDNAHDEAYQILTENRDVLDRLALELLERETLNQAEIAEVFSDVRKRDVREVWLSKPTRPVHSMPPVVSQKERRQAKEIGAPDPASVAPQDQIADADLPQDFDVSSNGLPKGSGNGSHPGRSGSNGSTPPEA
- the folE gene encoding GTP cyclohydrolase I FolE translates to MTDFDDELLTAEAAADSPVDQPRIERAVREILLAIGEDPDRDGLRETPSRVAKSYTEIFSGLHQSPSDLLATTFDLDHEEMVLVKDIPFYSTCEHHLVPFHGTAHIGYIPSHEGKVTGLSKLARLVDIYARRPQVQERLTTQIVDALMTNLSPRGAIVVIECEHLCMSMRGVRKPGAKTVTSAVRGQLRETATRAEAMSLILGR
- the folP gene encoding dihydropteroate synthase, with the protein product MDSLAAAPGTGPATSPLPVLRPARKARRLSDLPTDRTLVMGVLNVTPDSFSDGGQFADTDAAIRAGLKMHYEGADIIDVGGESTRPDSVRVSPEAEQERVLPVVEALVRTGALVSIDTMNAATAEKAIEAGAAIINDVSGTETDPGMPGLVARTGVSYILMHSRGNVRSNDPNASYADVVEEVAAEMLKVRDRFYAAGAAPEQIILDPGLGFSKDGEHNWQLLRGIDRLNALGHRVLIGASRKRFLGSLLTSYGKAAQPLERDNATVAVTALAASAGVWAVRVHNVPASLDAVKVAAAWKA
- the folB gene encoding dihydroneopterin aldolase is translated as MLSTGGSGTAPGTRDRITLSGITATGFHGVFPHERRDGQPFAVDLVLFTDLRPAAATDDLTLTAHYGEVAERVVQIITGEPLNLIEALAGRIADAVLASFSVLAAVEVTVHKPKAPITVEFGDVAVTIHRERA
- the folK gene encoding 2-amino-4-hydroxy-6-hydroxymethyldihydropteridine diphosphokinase; amino-acid sequence: MTAVHCVLALGSNLGESRDTLSTAVADLADHPQVRLSAVSPVVRTRPVGGPEQPDYLNLVVAIETELEPHALLAHCQAVEARHHRERIVRWGPRTLDVDIITYGDLRLDEEDLTIPHPRAAVRAFVLQPWAWMEPDARLDSVPVAELAARAEDLPGLEVFEGE
- a CDS encoding DUF3180 domain-containing protein: MSSIQYRWLAVIGFAAGVVGWTANYFLSENGYPAPVLSSVALVAIILVTGATLFLGLRVRSWRNGRRDRELDPIAAARTVVLAQALAYAGALLLGWHAAIFLTQLPLWSLRPGHAGTWSSLAVSVGGILMIATGLTVERFCKLPPVDKDGTGSEPGPGGGSGDGAGDGGEYA
- a CDS encoding PH domain-containing protein, with the translated sequence MPSEAIDPAAVQWQRVSPKYLRLRLLSWGIETVITLVVTGLPLVLRLTGIWPGYPAWLAWGLPIFFAVTLLWRGILLPRQVRALGYAERNEDLLLRRGIFFQRTLVVPYGRMQYVDVAVGPLERAFGLCTLKLHTAAPGTNAGIAGLPADEGARLREHLSARGEAQLAGL
- a CDS encoding PH domain-containing protein produces the protein MTAGAARGPGKDPETAGIDSVIETEPEWKRVHPVSPLVRGWIALAALAYFVGRDQVESWFTDGRMDLPAGTALFWTVLALGIALVVIAGSFFLSWWVTRYQLTHDHIRVRSGVVVRRQRQARLDRVQAIDIVQPLLARIFGLAELRFEVADAGESAVRLAFLRLPDAQQLRARILEDASGLDEKQSDGGNGAGEATVPGERQVLALSAGRVIASVLLSGTTVFLILAVAGVIVLTALTGEAASIAAMVPIIFGFGSAYWGLFSSGFNFRASVSREGIRIRSGLLDTRTQTVPPGRIQALAVRQPPLWRITGWYSISVNVAGYGVGADSESSARTRLLPAGTPEEVLQMLALVVPDPGTEDPVGVFTAGMNGTGPAAGFTVSPRRARWLSPLSRRRNGYLVTETAILSRHGFLWRSLQVVPHSRTQSLALEQGPVARRLRLADLVLHSTPGPVSPRVVEIDADTARQLLHEQALRARTARRRDLPEQWLRGTGPSLAKSAPAAPAPVPTAPPSSANPPSTPANPPPTPVMPLPVSKEEPPHEHR